A genomic window from Corallincola holothuriorum includes:
- a CDS encoding HAMP domain-containing methyl-accepting chemotaxis protein yields MSNNKRPKGNLLAMFQNISVVLRVSLGFAILVVLMLIISGVSLLGMTGLNSQLLKVTNEAVPLVEEANKASIALLTANRHFKDFITSKDSAAMDAAELAFSTSETQFKEQLAGLTSLTKNQNDINNLLEQLGSLDESFFGEAKAAMASYRSIQASKKDVSSQVADFYIMLPQLKKFIADKVHKLQDDYIRNLADEYYVALNGLEGPTVKALSSDQLSDIDSTISQNEKRRGNYESKLVDLEDEIPDLRNDVGFMLDRLDKALTAPDGALANHRQLIFLTDDVFNKASVAAQSIADAVSVFDQVTSAATTFVNTASDDASSALNKGLSLVAILGLLSILIAAVIGWSTAIGIRRPLKNILDVLSAIVDGDMTHTVTVKGENEFGQLGSWVNKLNQQMRDILGQLTTASHHLSQVAVSNQQTSTHSRDELDRQRHETASVATAMTEMSASVKEVTYSANITLEKVLEVESAANTGREVMSHNITTTHQLSEKLKQSNEVIGQVDGYSNNIGGILVVIRGIADQTNLLALNAAIEAARAGEQGRGFAVVADEVRNLAQKTGESITEIQSMIESLQSSAKQAVEVVSECFNEMEASVMQASDANSSMEEIQGIIAQISDMSSQIAAAAEEQQCTADEITRNINHISDISDENYEGIEAIAKGSAELERLAKEQDQLVDRFKL; encoded by the coding sequence ATGAGCAATAATAAACGTCCCAAAGGCAATCTTCTGGCCATGTTTCAAAACATCTCTGTCGTACTGAGGGTAAGCCTTGGCTTCGCCATTTTAGTAGTGCTGATGTTAATAATCAGTGGTGTATCGCTGTTAGGGATGACCGGGTTAAACTCGCAACTGCTCAAAGTGACCAATGAAGCAGTACCTCTGGTTGAAGAAGCAAATAAGGCGAGCATCGCACTGCTTACAGCTAACCGCCACTTTAAAGACTTTATCACTTCAAAAGATTCGGCGGCGATGGACGCTGCCGAACTCGCCTTTTCCACCAGTGAAACTCAGTTCAAAGAACAACTAGCCGGGTTAACCTCGTTAACTAAAAATCAAAACGACATTAATAACCTATTAGAGCAACTTGGTAGTCTTGATGAGTCGTTCTTTGGCGAAGCAAAGGCGGCGATGGCAAGCTATCGTTCGATTCAGGCCAGTAAAAAAGATGTAAGCAGCCAAGTGGCTGATTTTTATATTATGTTGCCGCAGTTAAAAAAGTTTATTGCTGATAAAGTGCATAAATTACAGGATGACTATATTCGCAACTTAGCTGACGAATACTATGTCGCGTTAAATGGCCTAGAAGGCCCAACCGTAAAAGCACTAAGTTCAGATCAACTGAGCGATATCGACAGTACGATCTCCCAGAATGAAAAACGCCGGGGAAATTACGAGTCTAAATTAGTTGATCTTGAAGATGAGATCCCAGATCTACGAAACGATGTAGGTTTTATGCTTGACCGTCTTGATAAAGCACTGACTGCGCCAGATGGTGCCTTGGCTAATCATCGACAACTCATTTTCCTTACCGACGATGTATTTAACAAAGCCAGCGTAGCAGCACAATCGATTGCCGATGCGGTGTCGGTGTTCGATCAGGTAACCTCTGCTGCTACCACCTTTGTAAACACCGCTTCCGATGATGCTAGCTCTGCGCTAAATAAGGGACTAAGCCTTGTTGCCATCCTCGGTCTGTTATCTATCCTTATCGCCGCGGTGATTGGTTGGAGCACAGCAATAGGTATCCGCCGCCCGCTGAAGAATATCCTCGATGTGCTGTCTGCCATTGTAGATGGCGACATGACCCACACAGTGACAGTGAAAGGCGAGAACGAATTTGGCCAATTAGGCAGTTGGGTGAACAAGCTCAATCAACAAATGCGCGATATTCTGGGCCAGCTAACCACCGCTTCCCATCACCTATCTCAGGTCGCAGTTTCAAATCAACAAACCAGCACGCATTCGCGGGATGAGCTGGACCGCCAGCGACATGAAACGGCGAGTGTGGCGACAGCGATGACGGAGATGTCCGCTTCGGTAAAAGAGGTCACCTACTCCGCTAATATTACGCTAGAAAAAGTCCTTGAAGTTGAGTCAGCTGCCAACACCGGACGCGAAGTGATGAGTCATAACATCACCACGACCCATCAACTCTCTGAAAAGCTTAAGCAGTCTAATGAAGTGATTGGCCAGGTTGACGGCTACAGCAATAATATCGGTGGGATCTTGGTGGTTATTCGAGGAATAGCGGACCAGACCAACTTACTCGCGTTGAATGCTGCTATCGAAGCAGCACGGGCTGGAGAGCAAGGCAGAGGCTTTGCGGTCGTCGCCGACGAAGTAAGAAACCTTGCACAAAAAACGGGGGAATCGATCACTGAGATTCAAAGTATGATTGAAAGCCTGCAGTCCAGTGCCAAACAAGCCGTTGAGGTTGTTTCTGAGTGCTTTAATGAGATGGAAGCCAGTGTCATGCAAGCCTCAGATGCCAATAGCTCAATGGAAGAGATACAAGGAATTATCGCGCAGATAAGCGATATGAGTAGTCAAATTGCTGCAGCAGCAGAGGAGCAGCAATGCACTGCAGACGAGATCACCCGCAACATAAATCATATCTCTGATATCTCTGATGAGAACTACGAAGGAATTGAAGCGATCGCCAAAGGTAGCGCTGAACTTGAACGCTTAGCAAAAGAGCAAGATCAACTGGTCGACCGATTCAAACTATAA
- the asd gene encoding aspartate-semialdehyde dehydrogenase — MMNVGLVGWRGMVGSVLMQRMQEENDFSLVDTTFFTTSQAGQPGPDIGKPVTPLKDAYDIDALKAMDVIITCQGGDYTKAVFEPLREAGWQGYWIDAASSLRMDDDAIIVLDPVNADVISQGLDAGVKTFVGGNCTVSLLLMAIGGLVEKGLVDWVSPMTYQAASGAGARNMRELISQMGDLRDEVKAELDDPASAILDIDRKVADRMRNGEFPTDQFGVPLAGSLIPWIDTPMPSGQSREEWKAEVEANKIIGRSESPVPIDGLCVRIGAMRCHSQALTIKLNKDLPVSEIESILASHNDWVKVIPNDREITVEELTPTKVTGTLSVPIGRIRKLSMGPEYISAFTVGDQLLWGAAEPLRRMLRILLDK, encoded by the coding sequence ATGATGAACGTAGGTTTAGTAGGCTGGCGCGGCATGGTTGGCTCTGTGTTGATGCAGCGTATGCAAGAAGAGAACGATTTTTCATTGGTCGATACCACTTTCTTCACCACATCTCAGGCGGGACAGCCCGGCCCGGATATTGGTAAACCGGTGACACCGTTGAAAGATGCTTACGACATTGATGCGCTTAAAGCGATGGATGTGATTATTACCTGTCAGGGTGGTGATTATACCAAGGCTGTGTTTGAACCATTACGTGAAGCTGGCTGGCAAGGTTATTGGATTGATGCGGCATCAAGCCTACGTATGGACGATGACGCCATTATTGTTCTTGATCCGGTCAATGCTGACGTTATTTCACAAGGCCTTGACGCTGGGGTGAAAACCTTCGTCGGTGGGAACTGTACCGTATCCTTGCTATTGATGGCGATTGGCGGTTTGGTTGAAAAAGGCCTAGTAGACTGGGTTAGCCCAATGACATATCAAGCGGCATCGGGTGCCGGTGCACGCAACATGCGTGAATTGATCAGTCAAATGGGCGATTTGCGTGATGAAGTGAAAGCTGAGCTGGATGACCCGGCATCGGCCATTTTGGATATTGACCGTAAAGTTGCAGATAGAATGCGTAACGGTGAATTCCCTACCGATCAATTTGGTGTGCCGCTAGCGGGATCTCTGATCCCTTGGATTGATACGCCAATGCCTAGCGGTCAGAGCCGCGAAGAGTGGAAGGCTGAAGTTGAAGCTAATAAGATCATAGGCCGTAGTGAGTCGCCCGTACCTATCGATGGCCTTTGTGTTCGTATTGGCGCGATGCGTTGTCATAGTCAGGCGCTGACTATTAAGCTAAATAAAGACCTACCTGTCAGTGAAATTGAATCAATACTCGCTTCTCACAATGACTGGGTTAAGGTGATCCCTAACGATCGTGAAATCACGGTTGAAGAGCTGACACCGACCAAGGTGACAGGCACGTTGAGTGTTCCTATTGGGCGTATTAGAAAGCTCTCTATGGGGCCTGAATACATATCAGCCTTTACTGTCGGTGATCAGCTGTTATGGGGCGCTGCCGAACCGTTACGTCGCATGTTGCGTATTTTGCTCGACAAGTAA
- a CDS encoding DUF3820 family protein, translating into MLRKLTEMSMPFGKYAGRPLIDIPEPYMVWLAKQGFPKGELGELLALVYEVKLEGLEGFVKRAVKDAAQS; encoded by the coding sequence GTGCTAAGAAAGCTAACAGAGATGTCGATGCCATTCGGTAAGTATGCGGGTAGGCCATTGATCGACATACCCGAGCCTTACATGGTTTGGTTGGCAAAGCAGGGCTTTCCGAAAGGAGAGCTAGGCGAATTACTTGCTTTAGTATATGAAGTAAAGCTGGAAGGTTTAGAGGGATTTGTAAAGCGCGCGGTTAAAGACGCGGCACAGTCATAG
- a CDS encoding S9 family peptidase, which produces MRCFAALVSFCLLAQSHLLFAAPLETLQLEDVFALEYASDPQLSRSGEQVIFVRNFMDIEKDRKRSNLWVANIASGELRPLTTGLFNDRSPRLSPDGKRLAFISNRGGSTQLYMRWQDTGQIAVLSQLPEGPTNLTWSPDGASLLFTAFVPRQEKPLVALPGKPRTADWAPPAKVVSSTFYRFDGAGYLPAGNQQIFMMSADGGSAIQLTQAQYDHDGPLAFSPDVKTIYFSAVPDAEKAPLNSELFALSLNNGKVKPLTDRVGPDAHPALSPDGKYIAYVGFDDRKVIYQNRQLYLLNLATGNSRVLTAELDRSVAAPVWSDNGKHIYFQYDDQGNTYIGRTDRNGRFKQVVSDVGGLSLGRPYAGGQFTVKGRQIAFTTTDGLSPAEIAIVNYRGGKAKRITHLNKTLLSRKQLATIEEIRYPSSADGLEIQGWIAYPPNFDATKKYPLMLEIHGGPVANYGARFAAEIQLFAAAGYVVLYVNPRGSDSYGEVFANYIHHNYPSEDYDDLISGVDAVIAKGFVDPEQLYVTGGSGGGTLTAWIVGHTDRFKAAVVAKPVINWYSFSLTADAYPFFTQYWFDSLPWDDMEAYMKRSPISYVGNVKTPTMLLTGESDYRTPISETEQYYQALKLAGVDTAMVRIPGAGHGIAARPSNLMSKVAHILWWFEQYGGPSSKLLSDPSDEG; this is translated from the coding sequence ATGCGCTGCTTTGCTGCATTGGTATCGTTTTGTCTGTTAGCACAAAGTCATTTGTTATTCGCTGCGCCTCTTGAAACGTTGCAATTGGAGGATGTGTTTGCCCTAGAATATGCCTCCGATCCACAACTCAGTCGTAGTGGTGAACAAGTTATTTTTGTTCGCAACTTTATGGATATTGAAAAAGACAGGAAACGCAGTAATTTGTGGGTGGCGAATATCGCTAGTGGTGAACTCAGGCCGTTAACGACAGGGTTGTTCAATGATCGGTCCCCGAGACTATCACCAGACGGCAAACGTCTAGCATTTATCTCTAACCGCGGTGGCTCTACTCAGCTTTATATGCGCTGGCAAGACACCGGACAGATCGCTGTGCTAAGCCAGTTACCTGAGGGTCCTACTAATCTCACCTGGTCGCCGGACGGTGCTTCGTTACTATTCACTGCGTTTGTTCCGCGCCAAGAAAAACCGTTAGTGGCATTGCCTGGCAAGCCTAGGACTGCTGATTGGGCGCCACCAGCCAAAGTGGTCTCCTCGACGTTTTACCGATTTGATGGGGCAGGGTACCTACCGGCTGGTAACCAACAAATCTTCATGATGTCCGCCGACGGCGGCTCGGCGATCCAATTAACTCAGGCACAGTACGATCATGATGGTCCACTAGCATTTTCCCCGGATGTTAAAACCATCTATTTCTCTGCTGTTCCAGATGCTGAAAAGGCACCATTAAACAGTGAACTGTTTGCACTGTCTTTGAACAATGGCAAGGTGAAGCCTTTAACCGACCGGGTAGGTCCAGATGCGCATCCAGCGTTGTCTCCTGACGGTAAGTACATCGCTTATGTCGGCTTCGATGACAGGAAAGTGATCTACCAGAATCGCCAACTTTACTTGTTAAATTTAGCGACAGGGAATTCGCGCGTTTTAACTGCAGAGCTGGATAGAAGTGTGGCGGCACCTGTGTGGTCTGACAATGGCAAGCATATCTATTTTCAATATGATGACCAAGGCAACACCTACATAGGCCGTACTGATCGCAACGGCCGCTTTAAGCAGGTGGTTAGCGATGTCGGAGGGCTTTCTTTAGGCCGACCTTATGCTGGTGGCCAGTTCACTGTAAAAGGTCGCCAAATTGCGTTTACGACGACTGACGGGCTTTCCCCTGCCGAAATTGCTATTGTGAACTACCGTGGGGGTAAAGCCAAAAGGATTACCCATTTAAACAAGACACTATTATCCCGCAAGCAGTTAGCGACGATTGAAGAGATCCGCTACCCGTCGTCCGCTGATGGCTTGGAGATACAAGGTTGGATCGCATACCCACCAAACTTCGATGCCACTAAGAAATATCCTTTGATGCTCGAGATCCATGGTGGACCGGTGGCGAATTATGGCGCCCGCTTTGCTGCGGAAATCCAGCTGTTTGCCGCGGCTGGTTACGTGGTTTTGTATGTTAACCCGCGTGGTAGCGACAGTTACGGTGAAGTCTTTGCGAATTATATCCATCACAATTATCCATCTGAGGATTACGATGATCTGATCTCTGGTGTTGATGCCGTTATTGCCAAAGGTTTTGTTGACCCTGAGCAACTCTATGTGACTGGCGGTAGTGGTGGTGGAACGCTGACCGCGTGGATCGTTGGTCATACCGATCGCTTCAAAGCCGCTGTAGTAGCTAAGCCTGTGATCAACTGGTATAGCTTTAGTTTAACGGCAGACGCCTATCCATTTTTTACCCAATACTGGTTTGATTCGTTACCTTGGGACGATATGGAGGCTTATATGAAGCGTTCGCCGATCAGCTATGTTGGAAACGTTAAAACACCCACCATGCTGTTGACCGGGGAATCTGATTACCGCACACCAATTTCTGAAACAGAGCAATACTATCAAGCGTTAAAGCTTGCTGGGGTCGATACCGCAATGGTTAGGATCCCTGGTGCAGGTCATGGGATTGCAGCGCGGCCATCAAATCTCATGAGTAAAGTTGCTCATATCTTGTGGTGGTTTGAACAATATGGTGGGCCTAGCAGCAAACTACTGTCAGATCCGTCGGACGAGGGCTAA
- a CDS encoding monooxygenase, whose protein sequence is MTDVILEIHFHSRGPWHQQLEDACRGLAEEIAQAPGLKWKIWTENRDTRLAGGIYLFANEADAEDFLLAHRKRLEALGVTEFESHLYEVNEQLSLITRAPL, encoded by the coding sequence ATGACAGACGTTATTCTCGAAATCCACTTTCATAGTCGCGGCCCATGGCATCAGCAGCTTGAAGATGCGTGTCGCGGTTTGGCCGAGGAAATAGCGCAAGCGCCTGGTTTGAAATGGAAGATTTGGACCGAAAATCGCGATACACGACTTGCTGGTGGGATCTACCTTTTCGCAAATGAGGCTGATGCAGAAGATTTCCTGCTAGCTCACAGGAAGCGATTAGAGGCGTTGGGAGTGACAGAGTTCGAGTCTCATCTGTATGAGGTGAACGAGCAGCTTTCATTGATCACTCGGGCTCCTTTATAA
- the queE gene encoding 7-carboxy-7-deazaguanine synthase QueE, whose protein sequence is MAYPVNEVFETIQGEGVYTGVPAIFVRLQGCPVGCSWCDTKHTWPLDDDAKIDVVDLLAEQGETECWSEMTSKQLLNLFAEQGYTAKHVVITGGEPCVYNLSDLTSTLFSRGYHCQIETSGTFEVLVDDKTWVTVSPKVAMKGGYDVLASALLRANEIKHPVAKQSHIDELDALLAPISASGQLSGKTICLQPISQKPRATELAVRTCIARNWRLSIQTHKYLGIE, encoded by the coding sequence ATCGCCTATCCAGTCAATGAAGTGTTTGAAACCATTCAAGGCGAAGGGGTGTATACCGGCGTTCCGGCAATCTTTGTGCGCTTGCAGGGCTGTCCCGTCGGCTGCTCATGGTGTGACACTAAGCATACCTGGCCGTTAGATGATGACGCCAAAATTGATGTTGTTGATCTGTTAGCAGAGCAGGGTGAAACTGAGTGTTGGAGTGAAATGACCAGTAAGCAGTTGCTGAATTTGTTTGCTGAACAGGGGTATACCGCTAAGCATGTTGTTATTACTGGTGGAGAGCCTTGTGTATACAACTTAAGTGACTTAACTTCCACACTTTTTTCGCGCGGCTATCATTGCCAAATAGAGACTTCAGGGACATTTGAAGTTTTGGTAGATGACAAAACCTGGGTAACGGTTTCGCCTAAAGTGGCGATGAAAGGCGGATATGATGTTTTAGCATCCGCACTACTCAGGGCGAACGAGATTAAACACCCAGTGGCGAAGCAATCACATATTGATGAACTTGATGCATTGTTGGCGCCCATATCAGCGTCGGGTCAACTGTCAGGAAAAACAATCTGCCTACAGCCGATAAGCCAAAAACCTCGCGCCACTGAACTTGCCGTGAGAACATGTATCGCTAGAAATTGGCGCTTGTCGATACAGACCCATAAGTATTTAGGTATTGAGTAG
- the queC gene encoding 7-cyano-7-deazaguanine synthase QueC, with protein MNEKVVVIYSGGMDSYTVLNKAIKQGYDVYALSFDYGQRHVKELEVAASVCKELAIHHKVVDISAINSLIGGSSLTDDIAVAEGHYEEESMKSTVVPNRNMILLSLAVGYAVSLKAGKVFYGAHSGDHAIYPDCRPEFVLKMNEVAKIANYEVVEICSPYLNDSKIDILTDGLKMGLDYSKTWTCYNGRERACGKCGACVERLEAFEKNALKDPLSYEA; from the coding sequence ATGAACGAAAAAGTCGTCGTAATATACTCAGGTGGCATGGACTCTTATACCGTGCTGAATAAAGCGATTAAGCAAGGCTATGATGTCTATGCCTTGAGCTTTGACTACGGCCAACGCCATGTCAAAGAGCTCGAGGTCGCAGCCAGCGTCTGTAAAGAGTTAGCTATTCACCATAAAGTAGTTGATATCAGTGCCATCAATAGCCTGATTGGCGGATCTTCACTGACCGATGACATTGCAGTTGCCGAAGGCCATTACGAAGAAGAAAGCATGAAGTCAACGGTGGTACCCAACCGCAATATGATCCTGCTGTCACTTGCTGTTGGTTATGCCGTTTCATTAAAAGCGGGCAAGGTCTTTTATGGCGCCCACTCCGGCGATCATGCTATTTACCCCGACTGTCGGCCAGAATTCGTGCTGAAAATGAATGAGGTGGCAAAAATTGCCAACTATGAAGTTGTCGAAATATGCAGCCCTTATCTAAACGATAGTAAAATAGATATCCTCACCGATGGCCTGAAAATGGGGCTGGATTATAGTAAAACGTGGACATGTTATAACGGCAGAGAAAGAGCCTGTGGCAAATGCGGTGCATGTGTCGAACGACTCGAAGCATTTGAAAAAAATGCGTTGAAGGATCCGCTCTCTTACGAAGCCTAG